The genomic window TAGAGGGGAATGAAAACTCTCTCAATCTAACAACAAAGTCGCTAAATTGGCATCACTTGCTCCGACACCTTTGGCGAGCAGTGGAGCtatataaaaaatatacataCAAATGATAGCTTTTCAACAGAAGTTAAAGTATCCTTATTTCAACTGAATAaatcaatcaaatacaaatatgcAAGAGACAGTTTGGGACTTTTTGTAATTAGTAAATAAAAGGGGACTTTAAATGTTAGTACTGAATAAGGGGTAAAGTAGTTATTTATTCCCCTGTCAACCTCATTAACTTTAAAAGGTCAACGTACACAGCTGAAGCATACTGCACTGTCAAAGATGTGTATAACTAACCCAgcgtactgtactgtctttggtactatcacagatagaacaatgagagtTAGTTATACAAATATTTGGTACTACTGTCTTTGGCTGAAGGATTTCCGACTACATTTCCCGAGAGCCACCAGCTTTGCGGCGCATGCCTATAAACGATTTACTGGCCACCTCGTGATCACTCTGATTTCAAGAAATAGGGGTGACCTCTTGTTGCGAGAACAGTGGGAGAATAGTCCAAGTTACCATACAAAGATGGTAAGTAGCAAACAAAAGTTGTATTAACTTTGTTTACGGAACTTTAGCTTTACTGAAATGATAAATGCACATACATGCTATAGTATGTACGCTGACAGCGAGGTGGCTTTTCGTTCGCTTGTTGCCAGCAACCAACGCTTGCTTGCTTCAAGTAATATGGTAAACCTAATTTATACAGTAACTAGTTAGTTACCGGTAACCAACTTTTCTAGCAATTTAAACATGTTTGTAAAATGATTTTTGCTTGTGATATGTTTAAAGACCAGTTGGAAGGAGTACAATCTATAATTCCTTGTTGGCAATGTGCCAGTCAATTTGGCACGTTCTAGTATAATCTAATTTTAACAGCTGTGTAGTATGCACATGTGGCTACATTTCTTTGACAAGGTCAAATTGACAGAATGTGTTAATGTGGCCTAGCGTTATCTAAGTAAGTTGTCTAATTATTGCATGCGACTTTCTCCCCAGCAATGCAATTGCTTGTTTTTGGACTCTACATTTGTGTGAAAGGGAAAAGGTTGAATGAATGGTAACAGTTTTCTACAGTAGCTATAAATATCTCGTCTCAGATGGCTCGAGGAGCGAGTTCTATTTTTAAATTCACCGTGGCTTACCTCGTGAGTTAATAAATCCCCACTCCGACATTGTCCGGTCACGGATCCCATATGGAATATCATTGTTGGAGACAATTCTAATAGTTCTCTCTAGTATTCCTCAAAGGTATCCCACTCACCTCATTCCCATTTCATGTACACCTAATTTTTTTACCTGACTGTTGTTGACTGTTTTTCCTATACAAGCTCATTGATATTACATAACATTGATATTATTGTAAAACTTCCCAAATGTTTTCCGAGCTGGATCATTTCCTCAAACTCCCAAGTAATGCCTGGTTCACCTCCAATATTTTAATATGTGCCCCTGTGTTTGGTTGTGTTCTTTTGTCAACAAATGGAAGAAAATTAACTGAAACGGGGActtactacctgaacttgtccaaaaataaatacatttgtattCCATTGTAACATTTTACTACAGGTTTTAGGCTAATTCACTCTGGATACGTGTCTAAATAACCTATGTGTaatgtgccctaatgaatagGACCCAGATCTGTGTTTCTTTATCTTGTGTTGCAGTCTGCTGAACCTGTTCGTGTTCTGGTGACCGGCGCTGCTGGGCAGATTGCCTACTCCTTGTTGTTTGGCATAGCCAAGGGAGATGTGTTCGGCAAAGATCAGGTAGAGGGAAGGAAGAAGCTTTGGCTTGACTTGCGTAATATCCCAGCTGATCCTGTTAGGGGTTGTCTATTGTCtgaaattacaccctattcccaatatagtccactacttaCCCTATTTGCTCTGGTCAAAATGAGTGCACAATATTGGGTGCCATGTCAGATACCTCCTGTgtcagttaaataaaataaaaaatcatgaCTGATGGGCAACATGCAGCATCACACACTACCCCTTCAGTCACACAACCTGCAAAGCTTCACTCAAGGCTTTAATGTCCTTGAATTGCCTGAAATAGACCCACTAGCATACAGCCTACTGGCAGGTTCATAGTCCCTTCAAATAGTCATAACAAGCAGTGTTGTCAATGTAGTAATCATATGAACCATACACATCTGTTCAGTTAGCAATCTACCAGCCTGTAAGTCAACGGAAAGATCAATAGATCCTACTCATTTATCTACTCCTGTCAtttcctggtctctcctctcagcCAATCACCCTGATCTTGCTGGACATCACCCCCATGTTGCCAGTCCTGGATGGAGTGTGCATGGAGCTGCAGGACTGTGCCCTCCCACTCCTCAGAGGTAAACCATGGGGCAGATGACACTCACTGGACTGACGTGGCTTTGCTTTAGTTGAGGCACCAGTAGTATCTCCATCTCCATTGTGACTGGTATTTTTCTGTTGTCAATGGGTGGCGTCCTTGCTTTGTTCTCACCTCGGCTGTGAGGCCCCAGTATTAATGCTCAGGGCTGCAAAGACAATGTTCTCTCTGTGTATGGTGTGTTGCAAAGACAATGTTCAATGtggggttgggggggggtgtCTGTAGTATGGTGACCCTGTGTCCCAAACAGATCTGGCTTCAAGCACTATTTTAAATTCTTTCAAATATTTTTAAGGTGTTTGCCAGATCGGTGGGATTTTCAGAATTGCCAGAATCTCGCAGTATCCCTTTAAAGCAGTTAACTGGCAACAGTCTATGTCCcacagacaacagtagcaggaCAAAGGGATCAATACAGGGTTCGCTGAAGCTAACTGTAAAAGCAAAAACGCTGTGACTGAGCTGATGAGGATGTAAGGTGTTGTGACGAAATGGGGATTGAAACAGGGAAAACCACACAGACAATGTGATGGGAAAACAAACCCACGCCTTTGTTTCTCCATAGAGGCCACTTTCATTGTCAAGAGATCATGTCTGAAACATTGTGCTTGAAGGACTTAATAAAGCGCTCCTTAAAAATAACAAATTCCTGCTGTCCTCGATCATAATTACCCCCCCCCTTTTTGTTTCTATTTCTGCCTAAAATTACATTCTCAAATCGAACTgcatgtagctcaggacctgaggCAAGGATATGTgaattcttgataccatttgaaaggaaacactttgacgtttgtggaaatgtcaaattaatgtaggagaatataacacattgtaTTATCTTTAACCAAATCTAAAGAAAAAACATGCTgtttttgtaccatctttgaaatgcaagacaaTGGCCATgttttattccagcccaggtgcaatttagattttggccactagatggctgCGGTGCATGTGTgaggttttagactgatccaatgaacatTGCATTGCtggtcaaaatgttgtatcaagactgcccaaatgtgcctaattggtttattaatacatttaagttcataactgtgtgctctcaaacaatagcatggtattatttcagtaatagctactgtaaattgaacagtgcagttagattaacaagatttGAAGTTTTCTGTGAATACAGATATgtctgtcctgggaaatgttcttgttacttacaacctcaggctaatgtgattagcctatgttagctcaaccgtcctgtAGGGGACCCACCGAGCCTGTAGAGATTAATTAGACACCACTGTAGTAAAACCTTAAACAATTAAGTGGTCTTTATTATCCTGTTTTTCCTTCTGTTTGTTGGTCGTCCATGTGCTGCCCATTGAACCAACCCTGGTCTGTTGTATTTTTGATTCGTCTAGAGGTCATTCTCACAGACAAGGAAAGAAACCTACATGTGTCTTTATAGAACACGTTCAGATAGTCCCTCCCTTTTCTTGCTTTTTTTCTGACTATTTGATTCCGACTGAACAAGCCGCTGTTTATTCCATCTGTTTTCAGAGGTCATCCCCACGGACAAGGAGGAGGTTGCCTTTAAGGATCTGGACGCTGCTATCCTGGTGGGCTCCATGCCCAGGAGAGAGGGTATGGAGAGGAAGGATCTGCTCAAGGCTAACGTGGCCATCTTCAAGAGCCAGGGGGCCGCGCTGGAGAAGTATGCCAAGAAAACTGTCAAGGTGAGATAATAGCCAGAGCCCAACAGACAGGGTTTGTTTGTGTGGGGTCTCTGGTGACTGTCAATGTGTCCCTAAATGTCAATGCAGACTTAGCTGTCTCAACACTAGCAGGTACCCTGTGTTTGTGGTATAGTGTAAGCCATGTGTCCTTAGACATAGAGAGGACTCGTGATGCTGCACCTCAGAGCTGTTGAAATTCAGTTCACGTGGTGGGCTCTTAATTCCCATGGAAAGACTGGCCTGGAATGCCATTGGTGGGTGTGTGCGTTGTTTGTGGGTTTGTTTTGTGAGCGTGTGTTTTGATTTAAAAAATCAAACTGCCTGCCTGTCTTAACACTAACCCACCTATCTGGTCTGCTTTGGTCTGTAAGCTTAACGTTGTATCCACCCTGGCTGGGTTCCATCCCAGGAGTTGGTCCACTTCTGTCTAGAAGCCTCTCATTGTATCCAGTCTGGCTGGGTTCCATCCCAAGAGTTGGTCCATTTCTGTCTAGAAGCCTCTCATCCATCCCAGGAGTCAAGGGAGACATTCTGATTCTCTCCTGCTCCCCAAGTGTGCACTTGGACACTCATCTTCATGGATTTACAAAATAAATGGACTGGTGTGAGGAATATGGTGGAAACAAGAATTATAATGAGTCATTTTAATAGTAGAGAGTAGGAACTCCGCCAAGGACTGGACTGTCCCGACTAAGTGCCAGTGGAACTGTGGGTGTGTAGTGAGGAGGCCTTTTGGCCTCGACACTGATCTAGCAACAGGTGTTGGGCTGTCAGACTGACGAGTGtgactgcttgtgtgtgtgtgctggcacTTGTCCTGCACCCTTGTCATTTCTTCCCCAAGTGACCTTGTTGCAAAAACTTACCTTGTCTTCAGGCAGTGTGCAAGGCTGAAACTGCCATGATAGAACACTTTCAACCTTACACGCTGCCTGACTGTCTAGCGTGGCGCCTTCAACCTTACACGCTGCCTGACTGTCTAGCGTGGCGCCTTCAACCTTACACGCTGCCCTGACTGTCTAGCGTGGCGACCTTACACgctgcctgactgactgtctagcgTGGCGCCTTCAACCTTACACGCTGCCTGACTGTCTAGCGTGGCGCCTTCAACCTTACACGGCGCCTTCAACCTTACACGCTGCCTGACTGTCTAGCGTGGCGCTTCAACCTTCAACCCTGACACGCTGCCTGACTGTCTAGCGTGGCGCCTTCAACCTACACGCTGCCTGACTGTCTAGCGTGGCGCCTTCAACCTTACACGCTGCCTGACTGTCTAGCGTGGCGCCTTCAACCTTGCCCGTCCGGCAGCGAGGCGTTGGAATTTTCCCTCTACTCACAGGTGACTCCAGTTTCAAGtaactttaaaatatttttttactacATGGTAATCAGACACTCTAATACATGGCTATATTAAATTGATAATGGACAAAACATTTAAGTTGGACTGAAAGTGCAAACTATGACTTCATACATTTATtacattcatatatatttatatatatttttcacctttatataaccaggtaggctagttgagaacaagttctcatttgcaactgcgacctggccaagataaagcatagcagtgtgaacagacaacagagttacacatggagtcaacaataaacaagccaataacacaataaacaaagcAATGACAccgtagaaaaaagaaagtctatatacagtgtgtgcaaaaggcatgaggaggtgggcaataaataggccaaaggagcgaatagttacaatttagcagattaacactggagtgataaatgatcagatgaacatgtgcaggtagagatactggtgtgcaaaagagcagaaaagtaaataaaataaaaacagtatggggatgaggtaggtagattgggttgGCTATTAACCGATGGACTAATCACGTGGTATGACCTCTTAGTCTCACGTTGCCTTCAACGTCTCATCACTCTGCTGTTAACTATTAGGGATAGCCtggccaacagccagtgaaattgcagagcgccaaattcaaaaacagataCTCATTATAGACATTCAttaaacatacaagtgttatacatcggtttaaagatgaacttcttgttaatccaaccacgatgtcagatttcaaaaaggctttacagagaaagcaaaccatgtgattatctgagaacagcgcccagcagacaaatcattactaacagttaccagccaagtagaggagttacacaagtcagaaatggcgataaaattaatcacttaccttttgaTCTTCacatggttgcactcacaagtcCCTATTTATGTCCATAAACctctgttatgttcagtaatccATTGGTACAAAGCGCCGTCACAGCAAGCAGACTAAATCAAAAGTACCATGAAAGCTTaaatgtcaaacgatgtttataatcaatcctcgggttgtttttgtcataaataatccatatttcaaccggacaaaagcttctTCAATAGAAAAGGAAAAACAAAGGCGCACTCCCGGTCACGCGCAGGACACATCTCTAGAAATGTCCACTGTCCTCattgaaagtgctgtatctcccttattttTCAAAGTAAAAGCCTGGAataatgcctaaagactggccacatgtagTGGAAACCATACAGAtcgtgaactgggtcctaagtcttttacatggtggataggctttcaatgggaGAACAGCCACTTCAATATAAAAGcatttcctggatggattttcctcaggttttcacctgccatatcacttctgttatactcacagactattattttaacagttttggaaaccttAAAaactatccaatactaccatgtATATCCtaccttctgggcctgagtaacaggcagtttacataGGGCACCTTGTTCATTCaaactactcaatactgcccccgtTCTCAGAAAGGTTAAGTTAAAATGTGTGGTGCATCTCAATCTGCCAGTCTTGCACATCTGCAGtcatgtttgtcagaccatgaggcactCTGACAATAAGTTTTTCTCACAAACTGCTGTAGCATCCCAACTGTTTGGAAACTCTCCGATGAGACTCGCAGAAACATGATGGGTGGTCTCAGTTTTGTTCTACAAGCCTGACGGGACTCGTCTGTACCTTCTGTTTGTAGTGTCTGaaccgtttgggctacaaactgACCCCAGTGGAAAGGGGAGATTCTCCCCAACACCATGGTGTTTTCTggcttgctctgtgtgtgtggtgtatgacTGTTTTATAACATGGCCTCTCCGTCAGGTCCTGGTGGTCGGTAACCCAGCCAACACCAACTGTCTGATCGCAGCCAAGTCTGCCCCGTCCATCCCCAAGGAGAACTTCTCCTGCCTCACCCGTCTGGACCACAACCGCGCCCGCTCTCAGGTACCTGTGTGGAGAAGTGGCTATTGTTCCTTTGAACCCCTTGAACGAATAGTTACTCCAATCCCTGATGATGACCGAGTCTGTCTGTACTTGAACTGTAGTGGGTGTTTTTAAGTTTCATTGGGGGGGGGGAACAAATAAAGTGTGTGTGGATTACCTTAATAGATGGTAATATcatccttacacagctctcttgCCTCCCTCCCCCCCAGGTTGCGATGCGCTGCGGCGTGCCAGCCACCCAGGTAAAGAACGTGATCATCTGGGGCAACCATTCGTCCACCCAGTACCCAGACGTCCACCACTGCAAGGTAATCTATAATTTATCACAATGTAATAATGAAGTGTTATTATACCACTGCAAGGCATTACACTGTGTAATATTTAACAATATTTAACAATATGTCATTATTTTACTACACCAAGGTCAACATGGCGGGCAGCGACCTGGCCTGCTTCGACGCTGTTAAGGACGATGACTGGCTCAAAGGGGCCTTCATTTCTGTGAGTTTACTCTACTGTAAAACACATTTTCATCTGGCTGTGTGAActttaaccccccccccttctcattGGAGATGGTCCAAGGGAAAgtgacctctgacctcctccatgtGTTTTGATAAGGGGAGAGGATTCCTGGAAAGATGATTTGAGACGGCTGAAGAAGACTATTGGAGTAGGGATGAGACATTTTGTAAGGCAtcgctcttcctccccctcttcctccccctcctcttcctccctctcctcttcctccctctcctcttcccccctctcagaCGGTGCAGCAGAGGGGTGCTGCGGTTATCGCGGCCAGGAAGCTGTCCAGTGCCATGTCTGCAGCCAAGGCTATCTGTGATCACATGAGGGACATCTGGTCAGGCACTCCTGAGGTCAGCTAAGTGGGACAATTCTGTGGCTTTAAGATACAGATTTAGGATTAGTGTACCCTACCCAAATCTGCATTGTAACCATTAAGGCTATATTTAATAACTCCTAATCTATAGGGCACTCTACTGTTTAAAGTATGGATGAATCTCAATTCTTCACCCTTCCACCAGAATGTGCACTCCTACAATTCCAGACAGTCATGGATGGTGTAATATTTGGCTGGAGGCCGTTGTTACATTTATGAGGTGTGTGCAGTTGCACACTTTGGGAAGAGGGTGGAGAATCGTGGTGCAGCCTGTCTTTAGGTTAATGGTTGCTGAACACAGTGTGGTGCAGCCTGTCTTTAGGTTAATGGTTGCTGAACACagccctaacctctgacctcttgtGTTTGCAGGGAGAGTTTGTCTCCATGGGTGTCTACTCCAGCAGTAACTCCTATGGTGTCGCTGAAGACCTCATCTACTCATTCCCTGTTCACATCAAGGTGAGACAGATCCCTGACACTCTGCTCTCTACACCCCTCCATACTAAGGCTGCGTTTACATTGGCAgcacaattctgatcttttgcccaattattggctAAAGATCTTATCTTATTGGGCGAAAGATCAGCTGTCATCACCACTTAACCAGAGAGCTCTGCTTCTATTGACTATAAACAGGTGCTTTAGTCTACGACCAACTACCTATTGCAGTGGGAAGTTGATCACTTTGGCCTATTATTCAATATACATTATTCTCCTGTCGTTGTTATCCTCAGGACAAGCAGTGGAAGATTGTGGACGGGTTGGCCATCAACGACTTCTCCCGAGGCAAGATGGACGCCACGGCAGCCgagctggtggaggagagggacacCGCCGTCACCTTCCTCAGCACTTGACTACGCTCCCAGCCACGGCAACCAACCCGGCAACAGCACTTGGACGCAGAACCCACTCCTCCAGACTCGTGTCTGTGATGCCGCATTCACGTGCTACTCGGAACTTAGGAAACTCTGGAATATCCAACTTGGAAGTTCCATATGATCGGTTTAACTTCATACGTTTTACagcaaaatatttttattttattttttttagaccTGAGTTTCTGGTCATTCTGATAGCACATGAACATGGCATGATACACTCACTGCTGCAGATCTGTGTCCAAAACGTTAATGTTACACACTTCTGAACAGGTTATCCCTGTTTGGATGGTTACCATGCTTACCATGGAATGGAGAATTGTTATGGGTAGTTGATGCACTCGTAGTTACTATGACGATCATTGTTCAACTGTTTAAATTGTTGCTCAGTCAGAACAATAAAATCAGCAAACAATGTATTGTCCTTATAGTGTTTCTAGATTTAACTTAATATTTGTGTGAAACAACTCTTGGTTAAATTATTATTTACcctctttttgtttgttttgtatacTTATTTGGCATTTTCCCATTATGATATTTGACAATCTGAATGTGATCCACCTGTAATCCTACTATTTATAATTGTAGCAGGTGGTTATGGCATAGTCCTGCCACTGGGGGGTAGCACATTCTAATCTATAAAACCAGTAAAATGGATCTATGGTTAATTATGTTTCAAACCTCTGGATATTATCTCCCTGGACTCACTCCTGACGAAACAATAAAACATTTATCAACTGATTCAGTAAATTTCATAATTTCTGCACAAATCAACATTTTATAAGTCCTATGAATAGTGTAGCTCGCCACAGTATAATGATGTGCTTGCCAACTCTCCTTTCAACAGTGCAGCATCTATAAAGTATTTAAAACAAATATTAAGATTAGCTGGAGGGAGTGTGCTCCATAAATGTTAAATTATATATAGTTTACACCCAGAATGTCCTATATCAGATTGTCCTTGACTTGCATTGCTTTGTCACCTGTAGTTTAAAAGAAAATGTGGTCCTTCCATTTGAGTCGTAAGGACTTATGTACTTCAATTCAATCAGAACATTATTTAAAATCACTTTTGAGGGACCATGTTCGTAAGCATTCTGTAACTGAAATTTTTACTTACGTTCCATGTTAATAGTCTAGTTTCTAACCCAAATACCTGTAGGCCTAACTctgggatgggcaactccaggccggagcccccccccccctagcaaacacagctgataacTTTATTTGCGTTTTAAACTGAAGATGATCATTGGAGTCCGGTGTTTTAGCTGGGGGGGAAAGTATGACACTAATCAGGCCTGCTCTAGCTATGAACCCATTAGTAACGTGTTCATTGACGTGGCATCAATGTCGTGGTTCTGGTGTTTGGGGTTCAGAAACGTCGTGAAAAACTGCATTTTCATTGGCCACAGCATTCGGATACAAGCTTTTCATTGGTCCTTGTTTTGGAATGGCATTTCTATATATCGTTTTGATCAAATTCATCTATTATAGTGTTTTTGTGTGAACTAATTACTTAAATACCTGCCCAATATTCAATACAATGTGTTGCATGTCATTCTAATGTAAATAAACTCCCAAAGGGACATTAGTTGCGCTAATTTCACCGGTCTTCGCGGTTGTGTCCATACTTGGACAAGCCTATCGCACGATTTTCCTGTCGCCAACATCCTACAAGCCAAACAGTAAGGAAATGCATTTATTAGCTCAATTAAAAAAGCCAGTTGATCTGGTAATAATGTTGCaatgttattttttaaatcatgtaTAATTCGTGTTTGATGTGTAGGCTATGCTATACAGTGGAAAAAACGTAATAACCTGTCCCCATCATTTCCGCATCCATCGTTCTGCATTCGGGAATGTAACTAACAAGTCGATTCGATATACCACTAGGCTACATTTATTTTAAGGTTAGGCTAGACCTATAGATCGGTTATTCGTGTGGGCCGGGTCTATGCTGGCTTTAACATGTTACTgatttactgtatatatatgatTATCTACGCTAGGCTatcttaatatatatatatatatataagatatCATGGGGGCGAGGCTAAAGCAAGAGAGGGAGTATATTAGTAGAAGCAAATGCCGCGTTCAAACCCACTGGGAACTTGTGAAATCTCCGCCTTCAGTGCGTAcatgacaactgggaactcggggtgGCGGGGGGGGGGAACTAGCTCCTACTGGAAAAAAATAGTTTTGAATCGTCATCCAATCTGGAATTCCAAGTAGGAAACTAGGGCATCTTTGTTGAGGTGCGATGTTTTTTTAACctaaagatcactgacgtcatgatttggcctttttttatatttattttaaaattattttttagtTCCacgttgtcttgaaagcaccaaaaGGTCCATAGACAGTCCGGGAGGAAATGTGACGTGGTTTATTTGCCTGGGAAAGGGGCAGACCCGAAACCCGTACAAGCCATAGGCTAATTGTATTTGTGAAATATAGTCACATAAATCCAATAGGAAGGCTACAGTCGGGCCGGGGGGTGCGTTTCATTAGGCTGAAGTCAAGTGAGATAAACGATTGATGGAATAAAGGTCGGGTTGTCACGCTTTGGAAAGTGCTGGCGGTGGAGGAATTGCGAAAAGGATTTCATTTGTGAGAGAGGAGTGCTCTCGCAAGTTATGTCTTCAGCAGTCCATTCTGCACTGGGGTGGCCGTATAGATGAATGACTCAATGACCATTTGGGGTCTTCTGGAATATGTCTTACATTTTATTGGACTATTTGACCAATTTCGTTTCAATATAGTTATAGTTGAATATCCTTGATAACTTGATACGCTGCCTAGTGGAAATACCGATTTTGGATTTGTACAGAACATTTGACCTCCATTAGGTGATTTCTGATTATTGAGCCTTTATAGCATTCTGGAATATGGCTCGTTATTTTGAAGGTAAGTGATTGTGTGGATGCAGCCTACTACAATGATGAAGAATGAATACCACAatgaatgtattgaaaataagTTTAACAGCTTCTACTTGTACATTGTGTGGAGACACGGTCTAAAGTACCAACTAGTGTTATAATTTGAAGTACTATCCTCTGGGAATACAATGTACAcattgttgtattttttttatccaAATGAATTCAATGTAATTCAATAACAATGAATTGTCTTAGGCTACTTGGTTGAATGTTGCTATCACTTGAAAGGTACCTTAGTACCATTGGAcctcaggctgggcctaacaaaTTAGCTCCCACTTCTTACTTTAATGTCCAATTCCAAACGTGCACGCTGACAGGTCAAGAATGGGTACCCCAACTAAATCGTCCATACCAGAGATAGCTGTTCTTTCTCCTCTGACATAATTAGAGTAATATAACAATAGTAGCTTATGTTATTTATAGTTGGGCTTATTTTGAGAATGCCTCAGCCTCTAGTTGGGCTACTCATTGCCGTTGTCCAATCAGGGCAGCAGTTTGGTAGCCTCAGCCTCTAGTTGGGATACTCATTGCTGTTGTTGTCCAATCAGGGCAGCAGTTTGGTAGCCTCAGCCTCTAGTTGGGCTACTCATTGCTGTTGTTGTCCAATCAGGGCAGCAGTTTGGTAGCCTCAGCCTCTAGTTGGGCTACTCATTGCTGTTGTTGTCCAATCAGGGCAGCAGTTTGGTAGCCTCAGCCTCTAGTTGGGCTACTCATTGCTGTCGCAGTTTTGTCCAATCAGGCCAGCAGTTTGGTATCCTCGGCCTCTAGTTGGGCTACTCATGGCTGTGGTTGTCCAATCAGACCAGCAGTTTGGTAGACTCAGCCTCTAGTTGGGCTACTCATGGCTGTCGTTGTCCAATCAGGCCAGCAGTTTGGTATCCTCGGCCTCTAGTTGGGCTACTCATGGCTGTGGTTGTCCAATCAGACCAGCAGTTTGGTAGCCTCAGCCTCTAGTTGGGCT from Oncorhynchus masou masou isolate Uvic2021 unplaced genomic scaffold, UVic_Omas_1.1 unplaced_scaffold_631, whole genome shotgun sequence includes these protein-coding regions:
- the LOC135536552 gene encoding malate dehydrogenase, cytoplasmic-like; its protein translation is MSAEPVRVLVTGAAGQIAYSLLFGIAKGDVFGKDQPITLILLDITPMLPVLDGVCMELQDCALPLLREVIPTDKEEVAFKDLDAAILVGSMPRREGMERKDLLKANVAIFKSQGAALEKYAKKTVKVLVVGNPANTNCLIAAKSAPSIPKENFSCLTRLDHNRARSQVAMRCGVPATQVKNVIIWGNHSSTQYPDVHHCKVNMAGSDLACFDAVKDDDWLKGAFISTVQQRGAAVIAARKLSSAMSAAKAICDHMRDIWSGTPEGEFVSMGVYSSSNSYGVAEDLIYSFPVHIKDKQWKIVDGLAINDFSRGKMDATAAELVEERDTAVTFLST